From Pan troglodytes isolate AG18354 chromosome 9, NHGRI_mPanTro3-v2.0_pri, whole genome shotgun sequence, the proteins below share one genomic window:
- the ROM1 gene encoding rod outer segment membrane protein 1 → MGGCSGYWGRGWEDAQGIGVRVALAQLKPGRADSASCPSQLPSLTPLHSLGQRWEMAPVLPLVLPLQPRIRLAQGLWLLSWLLALAGGVILLCSGHLLVQLRHLGTFLAPSCQFPVLPQAALAAGAVALGTGLVGVGASRASLNAALYPPWRGVLGPLLVAGTAGGGGLLVVALGLALALPGSLDEALEEGLVTALAHYKDTEVPGHCQAKRLVDELQLRYHCCGRHGYKDWFGVQWVSSRYLDPGDRDVADRIQSNVEGLYLTDGVPFSCCNPHSPRPCLQNRLSDSYAHPLFDPRQPNQNLWTQGCHEVLLEHLQDLAGTLGSMLAVTFLLQALVLLGLRYLQTALEGLGGVIDAGGETQGYLFPSGLKDMLKTAWLQGGVACRPAPEEAPPAEAPPKEDLSEA, encoded by the exons ATGGGAGGATGCTCAGGGTATTGGGGTCGAGGATGGGAGGATGCTCAGGGTATTGGGGTCAGGGTGGCATTAGCCCAGCTCAAGCCGGGCCGGGCTGACTCAGCATCCTGCCCCAGCCAGCTTCCATCCCTGACACCTCTGCACTCCCTCGGGCAGAGATGGGAGATGGCGCCGGTGTTGCCCCTGGTGCTGCCCCTGCAGCCCCGCATCCGCCTGGCACAAGGGCTCTGGCTCCTCTCCTGGCTGCTGGCGCTGGCTGGTGGCGTCATCCTCCTCTGTAGTGGGCACCTCCTGGTCCAGCTAAGGCACCTTGGCACCTTCCTGGCTCCCTCCTGTCAGTTCCCTGTCCTGCCCCAGGCTGCCCTGGcagcgggcgcggtggctctggGCACAGGACTAGTGGGTGTAGGAGCCAGCCGGGCAAGTCTGAATGCAGCTCTATACCCTCCCTGGCGAGGGGTCCTGGGCCCGCTGCTGGTGGCTGGCACGGCTGGTGGGGGGGGGCTCCTGGTCGTCGCCCTCGGGCTAGCCCTGGCTTTGCCTGGGAGTCTGGATGAGGCGCTGGAGGAGGGCCTGGTGACtgccttggctcactacaaggaCACAGAGGTGCCTGGGCACTGTCAGGCCAAAAGGCTGGTGGATGAGCTGCAACTGAGGTACCACTGCTGCGGGCGCCACGGGTACAAGGATTGGTTTGGGGTCCAGTGGGTCAGCAGCCGTTACCTGGACCCCGGTGACCGGGATGTGGCTGA CCGGATCCAGAGCAATGTAGAAGGCCTATACCTGACTGATGGGGTCCCTTTCTCCTGTTGCAACCCCCACTCACCCCGGCCTTGCCTGCAAAACCGTCTTTCAGACTCCTACGCCCACCCCCTGTTCGATCCCCGACAACCCAACCAAAACCTCTGGACCCAAGGGTGCCATGAGGTGCTGCTGGAGCACTTGCAGGACTTGGCAGGCACACTGGGTAGCATGCTGGCTGTCACCTTCCTACTGCAG GCTCTGGTGCTCCTTGGCCTGAGGTACCTGCAAACAGCACTGGAGGGGCTTGGAGGGGTCATTGATGCGGGAGGAGAGACCCAGGGCTATCTCTTTCCCAGTGGGCTGAAAGATATGCTGAAAACAGCATGGCTACAGGGAGGGGTTGCCTGCAGGCCAGCACCTGAGGAGGCCCCACCAGCAGAAGCACCTCCCAAGGAGGATCTATCTGAGGCCTAG
- the B3GAT3 gene encoding galactosylgalactosylxylosylprotein 3-beta-glucuronosyltransferase 3 isoform X1 has protein sequence MKLKLKNVFLAYFLVSIAGLLYALVQLGQPCDCLPPLRAAAEQLRQKDLRISQLQAELRRPPPAPAQPPEPEALPTIYVVTPTYARLVQKAELVRLSQTLSLVPRLHWLLVEDAEGPTPLVSGLLAASGLLFTHLVVLTPKAQRLREGEPGWVHPRGVEQRNKALDWLRGRGGAVGGEKDPPPPGTQGVVYFADDDNTYSRELFEEMRWTRGVSVWPVGLVGGLRFEGPQVQDGRVVGFHTAWEPNRPFPVDMAGFAVALPLLLDKPNAQFDSTAPRGHLESSLLSHLVDPKDLEPRAANCTRVLVWHTRTEKPKMKQEEQLQRQGRGSDPAIEMWAPVAAQVEPGSKLWSPGCSIRQKSVLPGPHPLDKKKQLLPSKNFIESISESASRPSHVTFPSLCSLLFPGGSDYKG, from the exons ATGAAGCTGAAGCTGAAGAACGTGTTTCTCGCCTACTTCCTGGTGTCGATCGCCGGCCTCCTCTACGCGCTGGTACAGCTCG GCCAGCCATGTGACTGCCTTCCTCCCCTGCGGGCAGCAGCCGAGCAGCTACGGCAGAAGGATCTGAGGATTTCCCAGCTGCAAGCGGAACTCCGACGgccaccccctgcccctgcccagccccctgAACCCGAGGCCCTGCCTACTATCTATGTTGTTACCCCCACCTATGCCAG GCTGGTACAGAAGGCAGAGCTGGTACGACTGTCCCAGACACTGAGCCTGGTGCCCCGGCTGCATTGGCTGCTGGTGGAGGATGCTGAGGGTCCCACCCCGCTGGTCTCAGGGCTGCTGGCTGCCTCTGGCCTCCTCTTCACACACTTAGTGGTCCTCACGCCCAAAGCCCAGCGGCTTCGGGAGGGCGAGCCTGGCTGGGTTCATCCCCGTGGTGTCGAGCAGCGGAACAAGGCCCTGGACTGGCTCCGGGGCAGAGGGGGTGCTGTGGGTGGGGAGAAGGACCCACCACCACCAGGGACCCAAGGAGTCGTCTACTTTGCTGACGATGACAACACCTACAGCCGGGAGCTGTTTGAGGAG ATGCGCTGGACCCGTGGTGTCTCAGTGTGGCCTGTGGGGCTGGTGGGCGGCCTGCGATTCGAGGGCCCTCAGGTACAGGATGGCCGGGTAGTGGGCTTCCACACAGCATGGGAGCCCAACAGGCCCTTTCCTGTGGATATGGCTGGATTTGCTGTGGCCCTGCCCTTGCTGTTAGATAAGCCCAATGCCCAATTTGATTCCACCGCTCCCCGGGGCCACCTGGAGAGCAGTCTTCTGAGCCACCTTGTGGATCCCAAGGACCTGGAGCCACGGGCTGCCAACTGCACTCGG GTACTGGTGTGGCATACACGGACAGAGAAGCCCAAGATGAAGCAGGAGGAGCAGCTGCAGCGGCAGGGCCGGGGCTCAGACCCAGCAATTGAG ATGTGGGCTCCTGTTGCTGCACAGGTCGAGCCAGGGTCCAAACTTTGGAGTCCTGGCTGCTCCATCAGACAGAAATCAGTTCTCCCAGGCCCCCATCCCCTTGACAAGAAAAAGCAATTGCTTCCATCCAAAAACTTTATTGAGTCTATATCAGAATCAGCCTCCAGGCCTTCTCATGTCACTTTCCCATCACTCTGTTCTTTGCTGTTCCCTGGTGGTTCTGACTACAAGGGCTAG
- the B3GAT3 gene encoding galactosylgalactosylxylosylprotein 3-beta-glucuronosyltransferase 3 isoform X4 translates to MKLKLKNVFLAYFLVSIAGLLYALVQLAKGMDRTLPLMQRFRDSATALSSGQPCDCLPPLRAAAEQLRQKDLRISQLQAELRRPPPAPAQPPEPEALPTIYVVTPTYARLVQKAELVRLSQTLSLVPRLHWLLVEDAEGPTPLVSGLLAASGLLFTHLVVLTPKAQRLREGEPGWVHPRGVEQRNKALDWLRGRGGAVGGEKDPPPPGTQGVVYFADDDNTYSRELFEEMRWTRGVSVWPVGLVGGLRFEGPQVQDGRVVGFHTAWEPNRPFPVDMAGFAVALPLLLDKPNAQFDSTAPRGHLESSLLSHLVDPKDLEPRAANCTRVLVWHTRTEKPKMKQEEQLQRQGRGSDPAIEMWAPVAAQVEPGSKLWSPGCSIRQKSVLPGPHPLDKKKQLLPSKNFIESISESASRPSHVTFPSLCSLLFPGGSDYKG, encoded by the exons ATGAAGCTGAAGCTGAAGAACGTGTTTCTCGCCTACTTCCTGGTGTCGATCGCCGGCCTCCTCTACGCGCTGGTACAGCTCG CCAAGGGAATGGATCGAACCCTGCCCCTTATGCAAAGATTTAGAGACAGTGCCACTGCGTTATCCTCAG GCCAGCCATGTGACTGCCTTCCTCCCCTGCGGGCAGCAGCCGAGCAGCTACGGCAGAAGGATCTGAGGATTTCCCAGCTGCAAGCGGAACTCCGACGgccaccccctgcccctgcccagccccctgAACCCGAGGCCCTGCCTACTATCTATGTTGTTACCCCCACCTATGCCAG GCTGGTACAGAAGGCAGAGCTGGTACGACTGTCCCAGACACTGAGCCTGGTGCCCCGGCTGCATTGGCTGCTGGTGGAGGATGCTGAGGGTCCCACCCCGCTGGTCTCAGGGCTGCTGGCTGCCTCTGGCCTCCTCTTCACACACTTAGTGGTCCTCACGCCCAAAGCCCAGCGGCTTCGGGAGGGCGAGCCTGGCTGGGTTCATCCCCGTGGTGTCGAGCAGCGGAACAAGGCCCTGGACTGGCTCCGGGGCAGAGGGGGTGCTGTGGGTGGGGAGAAGGACCCACCACCACCAGGGACCCAAGGAGTCGTCTACTTTGCTGACGATGACAACACCTACAGCCGGGAGCTGTTTGAGGAG ATGCGCTGGACCCGTGGTGTCTCAGTGTGGCCTGTGGGGCTGGTGGGCGGCCTGCGATTCGAGGGCCCTCAGGTACAGGATGGCCGGGTAGTGGGCTTCCACACAGCATGGGAGCCCAACAGGCCCTTTCCTGTGGATATGGCTGGATTTGCTGTGGCCCTGCCCTTGCTGTTAGATAAGCCCAATGCCCAATTTGATTCCACCGCTCCCCGGGGCCACCTGGAGAGCAGTCTTCTGAGCCACCTTGTGGATCCCAAGGACCTGGAGCCACGGGCTGCCAACTGCACTCGG GTACTGGTGTGGCATACACGGACAGAGAAGCCCAAGATGAAGCAGGAGGAGCAGCTGCAGCGGCAGGGCCGGGGCTCAGACCCAGCAATTGAG ATGTGGGCTCCTGTTGCTGCACAGGTCGAGCCAGGGTCCAAACTTTGGAGTCCTGGCTGCTCCATCAGACAGAAATCAGTTCTCCCAGGCCCCCATCCCCTTGACAAGAAAAAGCAATTGCTTCCATCCAAAAACTTTATTGAGTCTATATCAGAATCAGCCTCCAGGCCTTCTCATGTCACTTTCCCATCACTCTGTTCTTTGCTGTTCCCTGGTGGTTCTGACTACAAGGGCTAG
- the B3GAT3 gene encoding galactosylgalactosylxylosylprotein 3-beta-glucuronosyltransferase 3: MKLKLKNVFLAYFLVSIAGLLYALVQLGQPCDCLPPLRAAAEQLRQKDLRISQLQAELRRPPPAPAQPPEPEALPTIYVVTPTYARLVQKAELVRLSQTLSLVPRLHWLLVEDAEGPTPLVSGLLAASGLLFTHLVVLTPKAQRLREGEPGWVHPRGVEQRNKALDWLRGRGGAVGGEKDPPPPGTQGVVYFADDDNTYSRELFEEMRWTRGVSVWPVGLVGGLRFEGPQVQDGRVVGFHTAWEPNRPFPVDMAGFAVALPLLLDKPNAQFDSTAPRGHLESSLLSHLVDPKDLEPRAANCTRVLVWHTRTEKPKMKQEEQLQRQGRGSDPAIEV, encoded by the exons ATGAAGCTGAAGCTGAAGAACGTGTTTCTCGCCTACTTCCTGGTGTCGATCGCCGGCCTCCTCTACGCGCTGGTACAGCTCG GCCAGCCATGTGACTGCCTTCCTCCCCTGCGGGCAGCAGCCGAGCAGCTACGGCAGAAGGATCTGAGGATTTCCCAGCTGCAAGCGGAACTCCGACGgccaccccctgcccctgcccagccccctgAACCCGAGGCCCTGCCTACTATCTATGTTGTTACCCCCACCTATGCCAG GCTGGTACAGAAGGCAGAGCTGGTACGACTGTCCCAGACACTGAGCCTGGTGCCCCGGCTGCATTGGCTGCTGGTGGAGGATGCTGAGGGTCCCACCCCGCTGGTCTCAGGGCTGCTGGCTGCCTCTGGCCTCCTCTTCACACACTTAGTGGTCCTCACGCCCAAAGCCCAGCGGCTTCGGGAGGGCGAGCCTGGCTGGGTTCATCCCCGTGGTGTCGAGCAGCGGAACAAGGCCCTGGACTGGCTCCGGGGCAGAGGGGGTGCTGTGGGTGGGGAGAAGGACCCACCACCACCAGGGACCCAAGGAGTCGTCTACTTTGCTGACGATGACAACACCTACAGCCGGGAGCTGTTTGAGGAG ATGCGCTGGACCCGTGGTGTCTCAGTGTGGCCTGTGGGGCTGGTGGGCGGCCTGCGATTCGAGGGCCCTCAGGTACAGGATGGCCGGGTAGTGGGCTTCCACACAGCATGGGAGCCCAACAGGCCCTTTCCTGTGGATATGGCTGGATTTGCTGTGGCCCTGCCCTTGCTGTTAGATAAGCCCAATGCCCAATTTGATTCCACCGCTCCCCGGGGCCACCTGGAGAGCAGTCTTCTGAGCCACCTTGTGGATCCCAAGGACCTGGAGCCACGGGCTGCCAACTGCACTCGG GTACTGGTGTGGCATACACGGACAGAGAAGCCCAAGATGAAGCAGGAGGAGCAGCTGCAGCGGCAGGGCCGGGGCTCAGACCCAGCAATTGAGGTGTGA
- the B3GAT3 gene encoding galactosylgalactosylxylosylprotein 3-beta-glucuronosyltransferase 3 isoform X2: MKLKLKNVFLAYFLVSIAGLLYALVQLAKGMDRTLPLMQRFRDSATALSSGQPCDCLPPLRAAAEQLRQKDLRISQLQAELRRPPPAPAQPPEPEALPTIYVVTPTYARLVQKAELVRLSQTLSLVPRLHWLLVEDAEGPTPLVSGLLAASGLLFTHLVVLTPKAQRLREGEPGWVHPRGVEQRNKALDWLRGRGGAVGGEKDPPPPGTQGVVYFADDDNTYSRELFEEMRWTRGVSVWPVGLVGGLRFEGPQVQDGRVVGFHTAWEPNRPFPVDMAGFAVALPLLLDKPNAQFDSTAPRGHLESSLLSHLVDPKDLEPRAANCTRVLVWHTRTEKPKMKQEEQLQRQGRGSDPAIEV, translated from the exons ATGAAGCTGAAGCTGAAGAACGTGTTTCTCGCCTACTTCCTGGTGTCGATCGCCGGCCTCCTCTACGCGCTGGTACAGCTCG CCAAGGGAATGGATCGAACCCTGCCCCTTATGCAAAGATTTAGAGACAGTGCCACTGCGTTATCCTCAG GCCAGCCATGTGACTGCCTTCCTCCCCTGCGGGCAGCAGCCGAGCAGCTACGGCAGAAGGATCTGAGGATTTCCCAGCTGCAAGCGGAACTCCGACGgccaccccctgcccctgcccagccccctgAACCCGAGGCCCTGCCTACTATCTATGTTGTTACCCCCACCTATGCCAG GCTGGTACAGAAGGCAGAGCTGGTACGACTGTCCCAGACACTGAGCCTGGTGCCCCGGCTGCATTGGCTGCTGGTGGAGGATGCTGAGGGTCCCACCCCGCTGGTCTCAGGGCTGCTGGCTGCCTCTGGCCTCCTCTTCACACACTTAGTGGTCCTCACGCCCAAAGCCCAGCGGCTTCGGGAGGGCGAGCCTGGCTGGGTTCATCCCCGTGGTGTCGAGCAGCGGAACAAGGCCCTGGACTGGCTCCGGGGCAGAGGGGGTGCTGTGGGTGGGGAGAAGGACCCACCACCACCAGGGACCCAAGGAGTCGTCTACTTTGCTGACGATGACAACACCTACAGCCGGGAGCTGTTTGAGGAG ATGCGCTGGACCCGTGGTGTCTCAGTGTGGCCTGTGGGGCTGGTGGGCGGCCTGCGATTCGAGGGCCCTCAGGTACAGGATGGCCGGGTAGTGGGCTTCCACACAGCATGGGAGCCCAACAGGCCCTTTCCTGTGGATATGGCTGGATTTGCTGTGGCCCTGCCCTTGCTGTTAGATAAGCCCAATGCCCAATTTGATTCCACCGCTCCCCGGGGCCACCTGGAGAGCAGTCTTCTGAGCCACCTTGTGGATCCCAAGGACCTGGAGCCACGGGCTGCCAACTGCACTCGG GTACTGGTGTGGCATACACGGACAGAGAAGCCCAAGATGAAGCAGGAGGAGCAGCTGCAGCGGCAGGGCCGGGGCTCAGACCCAGCAATTGAGGTGTGA
- the B3GAT3 gene encoding galactosylgalactosylxylosylprotein 3-beta-glucuronosyltransferase 3 isoform X3, which yields MDRTLPLMQRFRDSATALSSGQPCDCLPPLRAAAEQLRQKDLRISQLQAELRRPPPAPAQPPEPEALPTIYVVTPTYARLVQKAELVRLSQTLSLVPRLHWLLVEDAEGPTPLVSGLLAASGLLFTHLVVLTPKAQRLREGEPGWVHPRGVEQRNKALDWLRGRGGAVGGEKDPPPPGTQGVVYFADDDNTYSRELFEEMRWTRGVSVWPVGLVGGLRFEGPQVQDGRVVGFHTAWEPNRPFPVDMAGFAVALPLLLDKPNAQFDSTAPRGHLESSLLSHLVDPKDLEPRAANCTRVLVWHTRTEKPKMKQEEQLQRQGRGSDPAIEV from the exons ATGGATCGAACCCTGCCCCTTATGCAAAGATTTAGAGACAGTGCCACTGCGTTATCCTCAG GCCAGCCATGTGACTGCCTTCCTCCCCTGCGGGCAGCAGCCGAGCAGCTACGGCAGAAGGATCTGAGGATTTCCCAGCTGCAAGCGGAACTCCGACGgccaccccctgcccctgcccagccccctgAACCCGAGGCCCTGCCTACTATCTATGTTGTTACCCCCACCTATGCCAG GCTGGTACAGAAGGCAGAGCTGGTACGACTGTCCCAGACACTGAGCCTGGTGCCCCGGCTGCATTGGCTGCTGGTGGAGGATGCTGAGGGTCCCACCCCGCTGGTCTCAGGGCTGCTGGCTGCCTCTGGCCTCCTCTTCACACACTTAGTGGTCCTCACGCCCAAAGCCCAGCGGCTTCGGGAGGGCGAGCCTGGCTGGGTTCATCCCCGTGGTGTCGAGCAGCGGAACAAGGCCCTGGACTGGCTCCGGGGCAGAGGGGGTGCTGTGGGTGGGGAGAAGGACCCACCACCACCAGGGACCCAAGGAGTCGTCTACTTTGCTGACGATGACAACACCTACAGCCGGGAGCTGTTTGAGGAG ATGCGCTGGACCCGTGGTGTCTCAGTGTGGCCTGTGGGGCTGGTGGGCGGCCTGCGATTCGAGGGCCCTCAGGTACAGGATGGCCGGGTAGTGGGCTTCCACACAGCATGGGAGCCCAACAGGCCCTTTCCTGTGGATATGGCTGGATTTGCTGTGGCCCTGCCCTTGCTGTTAGATAAGCCCAATGCCCAATTTGATTCCACCGCTCCCCGGGGCCACCTGGAGAGCAGTCTTCTGAGCCACCTTGTGGATCCCAAGGACCTGGAGCCACGGGCTGCCAACTGCACTCGG GTACTGGTGTGGCATACACGGACAGAGAAGCCCAAGATGAAGCAGGAGGAGCAGCTGCAGCGGCAGGGCCGGGGCTCAGACCCAGCAATTGAGGTGTGA
- the B3GAT3 gene encoding galactosylgalactosylxylosylprotein 3-beta-glucuronosyltransferase 3 isoform X5 — MKLKLKNVFLAYFLVSIAGLLYALVQLGQPCDCLPPLRAAAEQLRQKDLRISQLQAELRRPPPAPAQPPEPEALPTIYVVTPTYARLVQKAELVRLSQTLSLVPRLHWLLVEDAEGPTPLVSGLLAASGLLFTHLVVLTPKAQRLREGEPGWVHPRGVEQRNKALDWLRGRGGAVGGEKDPPPPGTQGVVYFADDDNTYSRELFEEMRWTRGVSVWPVGLVGGLRFEGPQVQDGRVVGFHTAWEPNRPFPVDMAGFAVALPLLLDKPNAQFDSTAPRGHLESSLLSHLVDPKDLEPRAANCTRGTGVAYTDREAQDEAGGAAAAAGPGLRPSN, encoded by the exons ATGAAGCTGAAGCTGAAGAACGTGTTTCTCGCCTACTTCCTGGTGTCGATCGCCGGCCTCCTCTACGCGCTGGTACAGCTCG GCCAGCCATGTGACTGCCTTCCTCCCCTGCGGGCAGCAGCCGAGCAGCTACGGCAGAAGGATCTGAGGATTTCCCAGCTGCAAGCGGAACTCCGACGgccaccccctgcccctgcccagccccctgAACCCGAGGCCCTGCCTACTATCTATGTTGTTACCCCCACCTATGCCAG GCTGGTACAGAAGGCAGAGCTGGTACGACTGTCCCAGACACTGAGCCTGGTGCCCCGGCTGCATTGGCTGCTGGTGGAGGATGCTGAGGGTCCCACCCCGCTGGTCTCAGGGCTGCTGGCTGCCTCTGGCCTCCTCTTCACACACTTAGTGGTCCTCACGCCCAAAGCCCAGCGGCTTCGGGAGGGCGAGCCTGGCTGGGTTCATCCCCGTGGTGTCGAGCAGCGGAACAAGGCCCTGGACTGGCTCCGGGGCAGAGGGGGTGCTGTGGGTGGGGAGAAGGACCCACCACCACCAGGGACCCAAGGAGTCGTCTACTTTGCTGACGATGACAACACCTACAGCCGGGAGCTGTTTGAGGAG ATGCGCTGGACCCGTGGTGTCTCAGTGTGGCCTGTGGGGCTGGTGGGCGGCCTGCGATTCGAGGGCCCTCAGGTACAGGATGGCCGGGTAGTGGGCTTCCACACAGCATGGGAGCCCAACAGGCCCTTTCCTGTGGATATGGCTGGATTTGCTGTGGCCCTGCCCTTGCTGTTAGATAAGCCCAATGCCCAATTTGATTCCACCGCTCCCCGGGGCCACCTGGAGAGCAGTCTTCTGAGCCACCTTGTGGATCCCAAGGACCTGGAGCCACGGGCTGCCAACTGCACTCGG G GTACTGGTGTGGCATACACGGACAGAGAAGCCCAAGATGAAGCAGGAGGAGCAGCTGCAGCGGCAGGGCCGGGGCTCAGACCCAGCAATTGA